One window from the genome of Glycine soja cultivar W05 chromosome 12, ASM419377v2, whole genome shotgun sequence encodes:
- the LOC114379363 gene encoding PLASMODESMATA CALLOSE-BINDING PROTEIN 5-like: protein MTTRKSLVLSLLLLLGLSPLCAGAAPPQELWCVAKNNAEDAALQAALDWACGAGGADCGPIQRGGPCYDPTSVQNTASFSFNDYFLKHGMTDDSCNFNNNAAVTSLNPSHDNCKFPSGKTGSNGSFSGSTTPTSSVGLGPSEDFSGCTRVSWGWWWFWPLSFIGHLMFMVSVFG, encoded by the exons ATGACCACCCGAAAAAGCCTCGTTCTTTCGCTCCTCCTCCTTCTGGGCCTCTCCCCGCTCTGCGCCGGCGCCGCTCCGCCGCAGGAGCTGTGGTGCGTGGCGAAGAACAACGCGGAGGACGCGGCGCTGCAGGCTGCGCTGGACTGGGCCTGCGGGGCTGGCGGCGCCGACTGCGGCCCAATCCAGCGCGGTGGGCCCTGCTACGACCCCACCAGCGTGCAGAATACGGCGTCGTTTTCCTTCAACGACTATTTTCTGAAACATGGCATGACCGACGATAGCTGCAACTTCAACAACAACGCTGCCGTCACTTCCTTGAACCCTA GTCATGATAATTGCAAGTTCCCCTCCGG CAAGACGGGGAGCAACGGGAGTTTTTCTGGATCAACAACACCCACTTCATCTGTTGGATTGGGACCCAGTGAAGATTTCAGTGGGTGCACGAGAGTTTCTTGGGGGTGGTGGTGGTTTTGGCCTTTGAGTTTTATTGGGCATTTGATGTTTATGGTTTCTGTTTTTGGATGA